One window of the Triticum dicoccoides isolate Atlit2015 ecotype Zavitan chromosome 3B, WEW_v2.0, whole genome shotgun sequence genome contains the following:
- the LOC119275471 gene encoding probable glycerol-3-phosphate acyltransferase 3 has product MVLKPFSKSLLAFYRLLRRRLGNSLGQYHHLQSSSGISTCPKIIQTCLRVPQDDEHLRNKTLVLDVEGGLLRSTSTFPYFMLIAIEAGSFLRGFILLCLYPLLCCLPQEVETKIMVMVCFVGLREEKVVRVARATLPKYFVEDVGREGLEVVRGVKRVAGVCRLIPRVMAEAFLKEYTGFEVVVGREVKMIRGCYVGLLGKESEARLGQAKFDQNEMIGFGSSSNYFDYDHHQLFSRCKEVHLVTPEDKRKWSPLTRDQYPRPLIFHDGRLAFRPTPQATLAMFMWLPLALPLTVLRTLIFVKLPYSISVAIGAVIGVTTRVINSPVRIGQVGCDEPHAQPSPQGHLYVCNHRTLLDPVYISAMLNKQVSTVTYSVSRVSELLSPIGTVRLTRNRDEDRRRMEQSLRQGDLVVCPEGTTCREPYLLRFSPLFVELVDEVYPVALVNWSSMFHGTSTGNFKYLDHFYYFMNPRPAYDVQFMDKIPTRMAIQGKRWESKEVANLVQGEIGRTLGFRSTTLTRKDKYLRLAGNEGFADTKQ; this is encoded by the exons ATGGTTTTAAAGCCCTTCTCCAAATCCCTCCTTGCCTTCTACCGCTTACTTCGCCGAAGGTTAGGGAATTCGCTAGGCCAGTACCATCACCTGCAAAGCTCGAGCGGCATATCTACCTGTCCTAAGATCATCCAGACATGCTTGCGAGTGCCACAAGATGATGAACACCTCCGGAACAAAACTCTAGTCCTAGATGTTGAAGGAGGTCTCCTGAGGTCTACATCTACCTTCCCTTATTTCATGCTTATTGCAATAGAGGCAGGTAGTTTCCTAAGAGGCTTCATCCTACTATGCCTCTACCCTTTGCTATGTTGCCTGCCACAAGAAGTAGAAACAAAGATCATGGTCATGGTGTGCTTCGTGGGGTTAAGGGAGGAGAAGGTGGTTAGGGTTGCACGGGCTACTTTGCCCAAGTATTTCGTAGAGGATGTGGGGAGGGAAGGACTCGAGGTGGTGAGAGGGGTAAAGAGGGTGGCAGGGGTTTGTAGGTTGATCCCTAGGGTTATGGCGGAAGCATTTCTTAAGGAGTATACAGGATTTGAAGTGGTTGTGGGAAGGGAGGTGAAGATGATAAGAGGGTGTTATGTTGGTTTATTGGGAAAGGAGAGTGAAGCAAGGCTAGGGCAGGCAAAGTTCGACCAAAACGAGATGATAGGGTTTGGAAGCAGCTCAAACTATTTTGACTATGATCATCACCAGCTTTTCTCTCGGTGCAAG GAAGTACACTTGGTGACACCAGAAGATAAGAGAAAATGGTCACCCTTGACAAGGGACCAGTACCCAAGACCCTTGATCTTCCATGATGGCAGGCTAGCCTTTAGGCCTACCCCTCAAGCCACCCTGGCCATGTTCATGTGGCTCCCACTTGCCCTCCCTCTCACCGTGCTCCGAACACTAATCTTTGTGAAACTACCATATTCTATCTCTGTCGCAATCGGGGCTGTAATAGGAGTAACGACCCGGGTCATCAACTCACCGGTCCGCATTGGTCAAGTGGGCTGTGATGAACCACATGCCCAGCCCAGCCCACAGGGCCACCTTTACGTGTGCAACCACCGCACACTTCTCGACCCGGTGTACATCTCGGCAATGCTGAACAAGCAGGTGTCAACCGTCACATACAGTGTCAGCCGTGTAAGTGAGCTCCTATCGCCAATCGGGACTGTCCGGCTGACCCGAAACAGAGATGAGGACCGGAGGAGGATGGAGCAGTCACTGAGGCAGGGGGACCTGGTGGTCTGCCCTGAGGGGACCACATGCCGGGAGCCATACCTGCTCCGCTTCAGCCCTCTGTTTGTCGAACTCGTTGATGAGGTCTACCCAGTGGCACTGGTGAACTGGTCCAGCATGTTTCACGGCACCTCCACTGGCAATTTCAAGTATCTAGACCACTTCTACTACTTCATGAACCCACGCCCAGCGTATGATGTTCAGTTCATGGACAAGATTCCAACAAGGATGGCGATCCAAGGGAAGAGATGGGAGAGCAAAGAGGTGGCCAATCTGGTGCAAGGTGAGATTGGTAGGACTCTTGGGTTTCGATCCACCACACTCACCCGTAAGGACAAGTACTTGAGGCTGGCAGGAAATGAAGGGTTTGCTGATACAAAGCAGTGA